The following are encoded in a window of bacterium genomic DNA:
- a CDS encoding rubrerythrin family protein, with translation MPGTHENLKEAFAGESQANQKYRAFAKKAEQDGFPNVARLFRTASEAERIHAEGHFGAMGGIGSTAENLQAAIDGEMHEYTKMYPPMIGQAEADGHKAKRMFVYAAKAEEVHARLYNLALEAVRRGEDLMETAFYLCPVCGHIEFGSPTESCPICGAKAARFVQV, from the coding sequence ATGCCGGGAACGCACGAGAACCTGAAAGAGGCATTCGCCGGGGAGAGCCAGGCCAACCAGAAGTATCGAGCGTTTGCCAAGAAAGCGGAGCAGGATGGTTTCCCCAACGTCGCCCGACTGTTCCGGACCGCGTCCGAGGCGGAGCGAATCCATGCCGAGGGGCACTTCGGCGCAATGGGTGGGATCGGGTCAACGGCCGAGAACCTCCAGGCGGCAATCGATGGCGAAATGCACGAATACACCAAGATGTATCCTCCTATGATCGGGCAGGCAGAGGCCGATGGTCACAAGGCGAAGCGCATGTTCGTATATGCGGCTAAAGCCGAGGAGGTCCATGCCCGGCTCTACAACCTCGCCCTGGAGGCAGTTCGCCGGGGTGAGGACTTGATGGAGACCGCGTTCTACCTGTGTCCCGTCTGTGGGCACATCGAGTTCGGCAGTCCTACGGAGTCCTGCCCCATTTGCGGAGCGAAGGCTGCGAGGTTCGTCCAGGTATGA